From a single Leishmania infantum JPCM5 genome chromosome 36 genomic region:
- the UMSBP2 gene encoding universal minicircle sequence binding protein, with protein MSAITCYKCGEAGHMSRSCPRAAVTRSCYNCGETGHMSRDCPSERKPKSCYNCGSTDHLSRECTNEAKAGADTRSCYNCGGTGHMSRDCPNERKPKSCYNCGSTDHLSRECPDRH; from the coding sequence ATGTCCGCTATCACGTGCTACAAGTGTGGTGAGGCCGGCCACatgtcgcgcagctgcccgcgcgccgcggtgACCCGCTCTTGCTACAACTGTGGTGAGACCGGCCACATGAGCCGCGACTGCCCCAGTGAGCGGAAGCCGAAGTCGTGCTACAACTGCGGCTCGACCGACCACCTGTCCCGCGAGTGCACGAACGAGGCCAAGGCCGGCGCCGACACCCGCTCTTGCTACAACTGCGGTGGCACGGGCCACATGAGCCGCGACTGCCCGAACGAGCGCAAGCCGAAGTCGTGCTACAACTGCGGCTCGACCGACCACCTGTCCCGCGAGTGCCCGGACCGCCACTAG